The following are from one region of the Ptychodera flava strain L36383 chromosome 15, AS_Pfla_20210202, whole genome shotgun sequence genome:
- the LOC139151758 gene encoding uncharacterized protein has translation MSNRREKRRHWEIIRQGELSASSSNSSSRSSSLDPKPWRCAALEKKLQEALVCSPQQGDVEHQRAEPNNHLQTYLDKLEERIKKKKRSRKKYLNTPLYATPTFAGGVFDYKGGELAVADGSVRLCIPPNAVNQSRGPYKLYIFLTHNKHEYPSKIGVKGMNVTPVVRCGPHGRSFDKPVLLTMRTAIDGKYKELKLLKSETDAGKECEWKFADSKEALCVWDRGRCIVAVQHFTLYRVIGRGGESILKGVFKIHVYIVKENGNSIKLRVRVFPDNEADLQVVKAMELDQGAKLLDGLQRIAIQQGKGITIKLVNLSHGWSPSNPGSMDSVVSADFIWEGESRQQTGVVRTITINHDSGGDRPKLVEGTIQVHETGRPDSGSQIDIKEHVSLPTAEEYPQPNLQSTARRPAAAKPSLKTVDDTFRNSLPEFQKGNNHRFEDIIPWKLYLDLCVKLDIKGQSDARFFAERIGLSTETIQYLTDNISCRERSVADSVLDFWINLRVQAKLQKREILEELASLLQDIGHEQAAILVRGHISPKQNSASSCDSGIASPSSMTSEDSASGDTEGFKSRDRVAGRDS, from the exons ATGTCAAACCGCAGAGAGAAGCGTCGACACTGGGAGATCATTAGGCAAGGCGAACTGTCCGCTTCCTCAAGCAACAGTTCCTCGCGAAGTTCATCGTTGGACCCTAAACCCTGGCGATGCGCTgctttggaaaagaaactgcaagAAGCGCTGGTGTGCAGTCCGCAACAAGGCGATGTTGAACATCAGCGGGCAGAACCTAACAACCACCTTCAGACATATCTGGATAAACTGGAGGAACGtatcaagaagaagaagaggtcGCGGAAGAAGTATTTGAATACTCCGTTGTACGCCACACCGACATTCGCCGGTGGAGTGTTTGATTACAAAGGTGGGGAGCTCGCTGTCGCTGATGGTAGCGTACGACTTTGCATCCCTCCAAATGCGGTCAACCAAAGCCGTGGTCCGTACAAGCTGTATATATTTTTGACGCACAACAAACACGAATACCCTAGCAAAATTGGTGTGAAAGGCATGAACGTAACTCCCGTCGTTCGCTGTGGGCCGCACGGCCGATCATTCGACAAGCCCGTGCTGCTTACGATGCGTACGGCTATAGATGGCAAGTACAAGGAACTGAAATTACTCAAAAGCGAGACTGATGCCGGCAAAGAATGCGAGTGGAAGTTTGCTGACAGCAAGGAAGCTCTCTGCGTTTGGGATAGAGGGCGCTGCATCGTCGCCGTGCAGCATTTCACTCTATACCGAGTGATCGGAAGAGGAGGTGAGTCGATCCTGAAAGGAGTCTTCAAAATCCATGTGTACATCGTCAAAGAAAATGGAAATTCGATAAAACTACGTGTTCGTGTATTTCCCGACAACGAAGccgatttacag GTTGTTAAGGCAATGGAACTCGATCAAGGCGCGAAACTGTTGGACGGACTTCAGAGAATAGCCATTCAACAAGGCAAAGGCATAACCATCAAGTTGGTAAACCTCTCCCATGGTTGGTCTCCATCAAACCCCGGATCAATGGACTCTGTG GTTTCCGCTGATTTCATCTGGGAAGGGGAGTCCAGACAGCAAACTGGAGTGGTTCGGACAATCACGATCAACCATGATTCCGGAGGCGATCGCCCAAAGTTGGTAGAGGGTACGATACAGGTGCATGAAACCGGACGCCCAGACTCAGGTTCACAAATCGATATAAAGGAACACGTATCCTTGCCAACTGCCGAGGAG TATCCACAACCTAACCTGCAAAGCACAGCCAGACGACCAGCTGCTGCAAAACCATCGCTTAAGACAGTGGATGACACTTTCCGAAACTCTCTGCCGGAGTTCCAAAAGGGAAATAATCACAGATTCGAAGATATCATACCTTGGAAGCTGTACTTGGACCTGTGTGTGAAACTCGACATCAAAGGCCAAAGCGATGCGCGATTTTTCGCCGAAAGAATAGGACTGAGTACTGAAACGATCCAGTACCTGACCGACAACATCTCCTGCCGGGAACGAAGCGTCGCAGATTCCGTACTCGACTTTTGGATCAACCTTCGCGTTCAAGCCAAGTTACAGAAAAGGGAGATTTTGGAGGAGCTGGCTTCTCTCTTGCAAGATATCGGACATGAGCAAGCTGCAATTCTCGTTCGCGGTCACATCAGTCCAAAACAAAACTCCGCAAGTAGTTGTGACTCGGGGATTGCGAGCCCATCGAGCATGACATCTGAAGATAGCGCTTCGGGTGATACAGAGGGATTCAAGTCGCGAGACAGGGTTGCTGGCCGCGATTCGTGA